A stretch of DNA from Catenulispora acidiphila DSM 44928:
CGCGGCTTGCACGCCGATGCGGTGGAGGAGGTCGGCCTGGCTGGCGACGTGCTTGTAGAGCGAGGGGGTCCTGACTCCGAGCCGCTCGGCGACCAAGGCCATGCTGAGGTTGGCGAACCCGACCTCGTCGGCCAGTGCGGCACCGGCCTCGGTGACGGTTGCCGGGGCGAGCCCGGCCCTAGGCATGGGCCAGCGTCCGGTCCAGGAACGGCAGGGTGAGTGCGAGGACCTGATCGGGCATCTGGACGTGCGGGTAGTGCCCGGCGTCTGTGATGACCGCCAGTTCGCCGAGGTCCCGCGGCAGGTCGGCGATGATCTTCTCGCCCTCGGCACGGGGATCCGCCCAGTCGGGGTCGGCACTGCCCTCGATGATCAGGACCGGGCACTTGACGCCGGCCAGCTGCTCACCGGCGTCGGTCGGGCTGGTCTTGCACATGGCCCGCAGCACCTCCATCCGGCCGGGCTCGCTCAACTTCGCCTCGATGCGGGCCAATTCACTGCCCCAGTCAGCGGGCTTGGTCGGCAGTGCCACGTCCAGGTACTTCGTCCAGTTCCCCAGCTTTCCCCGCATGATGACCAGCGCCATCTGGGTGTAACCGGCTCGGAAGCGCTTGACCCGCACCAGTCCGCCGAGGTCGAACGACTGCGCGCGGGTGAACGGCGCCAGTTCGACGATACCGGCGATCACCTCCGGGGCGGTGGCGGCCGCGATCGTCGCAGCGCCTCCGCTGATCGACTGGCCGATGATCACGGCGGGCCCGCCGAGATGGCGAACGACGGCGACCAGGTCGCCCGCGATGTCGGTGCGACTGTAGCCATCCCAGCCAAGGCTCGAATCGCCGCAACCGCGGATGTCGACGTTGGCGACCCGGTAGCCCTCCGCGGCCAAGGCCGGGGCGAGGAACCGGTAGGAGTGGCGGCTGTCGCCGATGCCGTGCGCCAACACGACGAGGGGTCCCTGCCCGGCCACGTCGTAGGCGATGGTGTTGCCGGCGATGTCCAGGTGCTCGGTCATGGCGCTCTCCATCAGGTCGGCTAATGCGAATAGCTTGAAGCTAGCATCGTTAGCCAGCGGGGTCAAAGGTACTGCTCACGCTGACTTTCTCGGCGTCGGCGTCGGCGTCTGTGCTGACGCAGACGCTGACGCAGACGCCACCACCGCGACCCGCGAGGACGCCGCGCGCGGCGACGGACGGGACTGCCTCGTCGTACGCGGGTGTCAGTCGCGCACGTGGACGGTGAGCTCGTTCGGATCCTTGCCGGTGAGGTAGGCGGCGCTCAGAATGGAGGCGGTGTCGCCGCGCATGGCGACCGAGGTCGGGCCCTCCAGTCCGTCGGCGGCGGTCAGGACGACGGTGTGCGTGCCGTCGGGTTGGACGAGGGCGACCTGGTTGACCGTGTCCAGGGCGGCCAGGATCTGGTCGCCGTGGCCGGTGAAGGCGAAGTCGTCGATTCCGGGCAGGCCGGTGGCGGTGATCCGGGCCGGGCCGGCGGTCCCGTCCGGGAGGATCGGGACGCGCACGATGGTGCCCCGGTCCAGGTTGGTGGCCCACACGGCGCCGCCGTGAATCTTCAGGCCGTTGGCGCCGAGGAATCCGACCGGGGCCAGCGCGGGGTCGGCGGTCCAGGCGGTGGCGGTGCCGCCGGCGGCGGGCACGCTCCAGATGGCGCCCTCGGAGTCGGTGGCATAGAGGGTGCGGGTGCGAGCGTCCAGGGCCAGGCCGTTGGGCAGGCTGTTGGCCGGGAGCGCGGCGATGCGCTCGGGCCGGCCGCCGGGATGCATGCGCCACACCCCGGTGAGATCAGCCGTGCCGGTGGCGTAAAGGAAGTACAGGGTGCCGTCGTGATCCCGGGTGATACCCAACGTCAGCGGGAAGCCCAGGGCCGGGGTGTGGATGCCGCTGTCGGCCGGCAGGGGCAGGGTGGCCAGGATCCGGACGGCGCCGCCGTGGGAGACCTCGGCGACCTGTCGGGCTTTGGCGAAGGTGACGTACTGGTCGCCGTTGGGAGCCAGAACGACGTTCTCAGGCGTTTGGCCCGCGTCCAAGTCGAAGTGGTGGACGGCAACGCGCGGATCGGCCGCCGGGGCAGGGGCGGCCGACGCCTGAGTCGCGCTGACGGCCGTGGCAGCGAAAGCGGCTGCGGAGATCAGAGCCGCGGCTGACAGCGTGGTCTTGGTTGTTCTGGAGAGCTTGGCGATCATGGTTCCTTCTCGGTTCTCAGTGTGCGGCAGCAGCACACTGACACACTGGGGATGGGCTGGTTCTGATGCGGACTCCGGTGGATACCGGCCCTGCGGATACGCGATGAGCTGCACTCATCCGTTTCACGGATCCGACTATGGGCCCGCGTGGAAGGAGTAACCACTCCCTGACGGGGGTACGCACCGCGAGGTCCGGATGCCCGGCGAAGCCGATGGTGAGCTGGATTCCGCCGGGGTGAGTACCGTGCCCGCCTCAAACCCCAGGTCGGCCGACCTGGCACCGGCAGGGGGCGTCGGGCTGTCGGAGCCTGCCGATACCGGGATCTTCGCCAAGAAGTCGTCGGTGTCGAAGCCCCGGTCGTCGAGCAGCAGCATGCTGTCATCCAGCAGAGGCAGGAGCCGCTGTGCGTGGACGGCGCCGAGCCAGGCGGAGACCCGCGGTTGGTTCGGGCCTCGGCCGAGCTGCAGTCGTCGAACGCCATGGTGCGCCGACGCCGCCAGCAGCGTGAGTTGGCGACCGGAGCGCAACTGTTGGTGCGTCAGAACAACCGCCGCACCCCGGCCCGCGTCGCCCACCTGCCCGACAGTCGTGCGGGAGGTACTTCCATCGCCCCTGGCCACAGGAGGGACCCACCAGGACAGCCCGCCGCACGGCACGCCGGCGGATGCGGGCGTGCCGTGCGCAGGCGTGCCGTGGGTGAGCGGGCCCGCGCCGCTCGGAGGGGGGCGGTGATTCGGGGACCGGGCCGGTGCCCCCCGTGCAGGCCACTGGTTCCCGGGCCGCTCGTCAGGCGGTCGTGCAGGTGCCGCCGTTGAGTGTGAAGCCGGTCGGGGCCGGGTTGGTGCTGCCCG
This window harbors:
- a CDS encoding alpha/beta fold hydrolase, which codes for MTEHLDIAGNTIAYDVAGQGPLVVLAHGIGDSRHSYRFLAPALAAEGYRVANVDIRGCGDSSLGWDGYSRTDIAGDLVAVVRHLGGPAVIIGQSISGGAATIAAATAPEVIAGIVELAPFTRAQSFDLGGLVRVKRFRAGYTQMALVIMRGKLGNWTKYLDVALPTKPADWGSELARIEAKLSEPGRMEVLRAMCKTSPTDAGEQLAGVKCPVLIIEGSADPDWADPRAEGEKIIADLPRDLGELAVITDAGHYPHVQMPDQVLALTLPFLDRTLAHA
- a CDS encoding SMP-30/gluconolactonase/LRE family protein; this translates as MIAKLSRTTKTTLSAAALISAAAFAATAVSATQASAAPAPAADPRVAVHHFDLDAGQTPENVVLAPNGDQYVTFAKARQVAEVSHGGAVRILATLPLPADSGIHTPALGFPLTLGITRDHDGTLYFLYATGTADLTGVWRMHPGGRPERIAALPANSLPNGLALDARTRTLYATDSEGAIWSVPAAGGTATAWTADPALAPVGFLGANGLKIHGGAVWATNLDRGTIVRVPILPDGTAGPARITATGLPGIDDFAFTGHGDQILAALDTVNQVALVQPDGTHTVVLTAADGLEGPTSVAMRGDTASILSAAYLTGKDPNELTVHVRD